One part of the Thermodesulfobacterium commune DSM 2178 genome encodes these proteins:
- a CDS encoding ZIP family metal transporter — translation MFYVLLAGMFTWFATGIGSLGVFLLKRPNPKFFSVSLGFSAGVMIAASFWSLLTPALEMAKNLTLPSFVSVGIGFVLGVLFLRLLDLMVPHLHLFSSKEETEGFKVSLNVSALVFLAITLHNIPEGLAVGVAFGSINQEGYLIQEVINLALGIGIQNIPEGLALGLTLKLSGMSKPKAFTLSFLSAVVEPIFALIGFGVVSYSFYFLPYSLSFAAGAMMFVTIEELLPEAQKAANTDYSSLGFGLGFLTMMFLDTYLS, via the coding sequence ATGTTTTACGTACTTTTAGCAGGGATGTTTACTTGGTTTGCTACAGGCATCGGAAGTTTAGGAGTTTTTTTGTTAAAACGACCAAACCCTAAGTTTTTCTCTGTATCCTTAGGTTTTTCAGCTGGGGTAATGATAGCAGCAAGCTTTTGGTCTTTGTTAACTCCTGCTTTAGAGATGGCTAAAAATTTAACTCTCCCTTCTTTCGTTTCGGTAGGTATAGGATTTGTTTTAGGAGTTTTATTTTTAAGGTTACTTGATTTGATGGTTCCTCACCTACATCTTTTTAGTTCTAAGGAGGAAACAGAAGGTTTTAAGGTTTCTTTAAACGTTAGTGCTTTGGTCTTTTTAGCCATTACTTTGCATAATATCCCTGAGGGATTGGCTGTCGGGGTTGCTTTTGGTAGTATAAACCAAGAGGGATATCTTATCCAAGAGGTCATAAACTTGGCTTTAGGTATAGGGATACAGAATATACCAGAAGGATTAGCCTTAGGTTTAACCCTTAAATTAAGTGGCATGTCTAAGCCTAAGGCTTTTACTTTGAGTTTTCTTTCAGCCGTGGTTGAACCGATTTTTGCTTTGATAGGCTTTGGGGTGGTATCTTACTCGTTTTATTTTTTGCCTTATTCTTTAAGTTTTGCCGCTGGTGCTATGATGTTTGTAACCATAGAGGAGCTTCTTCCTGAGGCTCAAAAGGCTGCAAACACAGATTATTCTTCCTTGGGGTTTGGCTTAGGATTCCTTACCATGATGTTCCTTGATACCTATTTAAGTTAA
- a CDS encoding FAD-binding oxidoreductase — MKSFSKFLSRLKDILGENKVFTQPKDLIAYSFDSSAAIGVPLAVVFPERKEEVVDVLKLIAEYKIPLVPRGAGTATTGSAVSHTQGLILSFERMNRILELNLEERIVVVQPGVLNGELKNYLKKFGLFYPPDPASYNYSTIGGNVATGAGGPRGLKYGTTKDYVLALEVGLPGGKIFWTGPLTLKGVVGYNLTPLFVGSEGTLGVFTEIVLKVVPLPETRVLLLSYHEKEEEPLEIISELLKALITPASAEFIDKTTLLALSKNKQIELHDKKVKSLLFLELDGTVESVKKELKKVEELYQMKGIFYHKADTEEKIESLWEIRRAVSPSVRVLGERKISDDVVLPRRNMKEFLKKIRKLEEEKGIYVCCFGHAGDGNFHVNLLFSSEKEEEAKSLRKAILKEVLNLKGTLSGEHGIGYVKRSFVAWELTPLQLELMRGLKKVFDPENLLNPEIKIPF; from the coding sequence ATGAAATCTTTCTCTAAATTTCTTTCGAGACTGAAAGATATTTTAGGAGAGAATAAGGTTTTTACTCAACCAAAAGACCTTATAGCTTATTCGTTTGATTCTTCTGCGGCTATCGGGGTACCTTTAGCGGTAGTTTTTCCTGAAAGAAAAGAAGAGGTAGTAGATGTTTTAAAACTTATCGCAGAATATAAAATACCTTTGGTACCAAGAGGTGCTGGGACTGCAACCACAGGTAGTGCGGTTTCTCATACACAGGGTCTTATTTTGTCTTTTGAGCGTATGAACCGAATTTTAGAACTAAACTTAGAAGAAAGGATAGTTGTGGTTCAACCTGGTGTACTTAATGGAGAACTTAAAAACTATCTAAAAAAGTTTGGCCTTTTTTATCCCCCTGACCCGGCAAGTTATAATTACTCTACGATAGGAGGAAATGTAGCCACAGGGGCAGGAGGCCCAAGAGGTCTTAAGTATGGAACAACTAAAGACTATGTGTTAGCTTTAGAAGTAGGATTGCCAGGAGGGAAGATATTCTGGACAGGTCCATTGACCCTTAAGGGAGTAGTTGGTTATAATCTTACCCCTCTTTTTGTGGGGTCTGAAGGTACCTTAGGGGTTTTTACTGAGATAGTCTTAAAGGTTGTGCCTTTACCAGAAACAAGGGTCCTTTTGTTATCGTACCATGAGAAAGAAGAAGAACCGTTAGAAATCATCTCAGAGCTTTTGAAAGCCCTTATCACTCCTGCTTCTGCAGAATTTATAGACAAGACCACTCTTTTAGCTTTATCAAAAAACAAACAAATAGAACTACATGACAAAAAGGTAAAGTCTCTTCTCTTCTTAGAGCTAGACGGAACGGTAGAGTCGGTTAAGAAAGAGCTGAAAAAGGTAGAGGAGTTATATCAAATGAAAGGAATTTTTTACCATAAAGCTGATACAGAAGAAAAAATAGAATCCCTCTGGGAGATAAGAAGAGCGGTTTCTCCTTCGGTAAGGGTGTTAGGGGAAAGAAAGATTTCAGATGATGTGGTTTTACCAAGACGAAACATGAAAGAGTTTTTAAAGAAGATCAGGAAGTTAGAAGAAGAAAAGGGGATCTATGTATGCTGTTTTGGTCATGCTGGGGACGGAAATTTTCATGTAAATCTTCTTTTTTCTTCAGAAAAGGAAGAAGAGGCTAAGTCCTTAAGGAAGGCTATTTTAAAAGAGGTTTTAAACCTGAAAGGAACCCTTTCTGGTGAACATGGCATAGGCTATGTAAAACGCTCATTTGTAGCATGGGAACTAACCCCTCTTCAGTTAGAACTTATGAGAGGTCTTAAAAAGGTATTTGACCCTGAAAATCTTTTAAACCCAGAGATAAAAATCCCTTTTTAA
- the argF gene encoding ornithine carbamoyltransferase, whose amino-acid sequence MKRRHFLRVCDFDREEIWILLSRALEFKTKGYPQDSLKGKILGLIFEKPSTRTRLSFESAMIKLGGNSLFLSSRDLQLARGEPIKDTARVLSRYLDAIVLRTYSHQTIEEFAKYATIPVINGLSDLHHPCQALSDILTVIEKGRDLAKEKVVWIGDGNNVACSWIEAAAVLGFKITVASPQGYEPPKDFIEELKQKYNLQIEILHDPKEAVKGATVINTDVWISMGQDEEAQTRKKVFQPYQVNADLIKLASPEAIVLHCLPAHRGEEITEEVLEGEYSVVWDQAENKMWFHMALLEFLLKHG is encoded by the coding sequence ATGAAGAGGAGACATTTTTTAAGAGTTTGTGACTTCGATAGAGAGGAGATTTGGATTTTATTATCAAGAGCTCTTGAGTTTAAAACCAAGGGCTACCCTCAGGATTCTTTAAAAGGTAAAATATTGGGGTTGATTTTTGAAAAACCCTCTACCAGAACGCGTCTTTCTTTTGAATCAGCGATGATAAAACTGGGTGGAAATAGTTTATTTCTTTCTTCAAGAGACTTACAGCTTGCTCGAGGAGAGCCCATCAAGGATACCGCAAGGGTTCTTTCCAGGTATTTAGACGCTATTGTTTTAAGAACTTATAGCCATCAGACGATAGAAGAGTTTGCCAAGTATGCAACCATTCCTGTAATTAATGGGCTTTCTGACCTTCATCATCCCTGTCAAGCCCTTTCTGATATTTTAACGGTAATAGAAAAAGGCAGAGATCTTGCTAAAGAAAAGGTGGTTTGGATAGGTGATGGAAACAACGTGGCTTGTTCCTGGATAGAAGCAGCCGCAGTTCTTGGTTTTAAAATCACTGTAGCTTCTCCTCAGGGCTATGAACCACCTAAGGATTTTATAGAAGAGTTAAAACAAAAGTATAATTTACAGATAGAAATCTTACACGACCCAAAAGAAGCGGTAAAAGGGGCTACCGTTATCAATACTGATGTTTGGATTAGTATGGGGCAAGACGAAGAGGCTCAAACCAGAAAAAAAGTTTTTCAACCCTATCAAGTTAACGCAGACCTTATAAAGCTTGCCAGTCCAGAGGCTATCGTGTTACACTGCTTGCCAGCTCATCGAGGAGAAGAAATTACAGAAGAAGTTTTAGAAGGTGAATATTCCGTAGTTTGGGATCAAGCAGAAAATAAGATGTGGTTTCATATGGCTCTGCTTGAATTTTTATTAAAGCATGGTTAA
- the dnaA gene encoding chromosomal replication initiator protein DnaA — MFVSWSLVKGKIKELLPEPIFKVWFEATNGEVVDGKLILEVPNEFTKNWIEENYSTLLNQVTAEYGLTGYGFVVREIPKAEQLIIPYNPVSLIGRKLSPKYTFEDFVVGKCNEFAYNICYQVAEERPKGYLIYLYGNFGLGKTHLTQAVGNSLFSRGFNRVYYLTAQDFLNYMIKYLKSGMIETFKEHFKEYCEVLLLEGIHFFAGKEYTQNELAFLLDYLLDQGKTVIFTSHKMPQELNSIESSLRSRLNSSLIIKLNAPDFQTRKKIIKHKAKKLGYNLGYEVIEYLARKVRGDVRQIESVVLGLIARASLLKEPVSLTLAKELIEEIGLKDSSDSVDFIIETTCRFFGIPKEDLFSSSRRKDLSLSRQVVIYLLRNVLKKPLKDISQIFKKQHSTIIYNLKTFEQKIQKDVTLRTKLDYLVKEISLELNDKNLDTEFETSDEIFL, encoded by the coding sequence ATGTTTGTTAGCTGGTCTTTAGTTAAAGGGAAGATAAAGGAGTTGTTACCAGAGCCTATATTTAAGGTATGGTTTGAGGCTACTAACGGAGAGGTGGTTGATGGGAAGCTTATTCTGGAGGTTCCAAACGAGTTTACTAAAAACTGGATAGAGGAAAACTATTCAACCTTATTAAACCAGGTAACAGCAGAATATGGGTTGACAGGATATGGATTTGTAGTACGTGAAATCCCTAAGGCAGAGCAGTTAATCATACCTTATAATCCTGTAAGTCTGATAGGAAGAAAACTCAGTCCTAAATATACCTTTGAGGATTTTGTGGTAGGGAAATGTAATGAATTTGCTTATAATATTTGCTATCAAGTAGCAGAAGAAAGGCCGAAGGGATATTTGATTTATCTTTATGGGAACTTTGGTTTAGGTAAAACTCATCTTACCCAAGCAGTAGGAAATAGTCTCTTTAGTCGAGGGTTTAATCGAGTATACTATCTTACTGCCCAAGATTTTTTAAACTATATGATAAAGTATCTTAAATCTGGGATGATAGAAACTTTTAAAGAACACTTTAAAGAGTATTGTGAGGTTTTGTTGTTAGAGGGTATCCATTTCTTTGCGGGGAAAGAGTATACTCAGAATGAACTTGCTTTTCTTTTAGACTATCTTTTAGACCAGGGAAAGACTGTAATCTTTACTTCCCACAAGATGCCACAGGAACTAAACAGTATAGAAAGTTCTCTTAGGTCAAGGTTAAATTCTTCGCTAATCATTAAACTTAACGCACCAGATTTTCAAACCCGCAAAAAGATTATAAAACATAAAGCTAAAAAATTAGGATATAACTTAGGGTACGAAGTAATAGAATATTTAGCAAGAAAAGTAAGGGGGGACGTGAGGCAGATAGAAAGTGTAGTTTTAGGGCTTATTGCTAGGGCTTCTTTATTAAAAGAACCTGTTTCTTTAACCTTAGCCAAAGAACTTATCGAGGAAATAGGTTTGAAGGATAGTTCTGATTCAGTGGATTTTATCATAGAAACTACCTGTAGATTTTTTGGTATACCTAAAGAAGACCTTTTTTCCTCTTCCAGAAGAAAAGATCTTTCCCTTTCACGTCAGGTAGTTATTTATCTTCTTAGAAATGTTCTTAAAAAGCCTCTAAAAGACATTTCGCAGATTTTTAAAAAACAACACTCTACGATCATCTATAATCTTAAAACCTTTGAGCAAAAAATACAGAAGGATGTTACATTAAGAACAAAACTCGATTATCTAGTAAAAGAAATTAGCTTAGAGTTGAACGATAAGAATTTAGATACCGAATTTGAAACCTCAGATGAAATCTTTCTCTAA
- a CDS encoding FKBP-type peptidyl-prolyl cis-trans isomerase: MGEIREDFYVKIFYRLGLEEEKAPEWFSQGLETSFILGREPIPKVIEEAILGKKEGDEVKIVLPPESAYGPHLPYLIKEVEMSSLKHPEKVKVGEWYDEVSPYGARISFKVLEVNGDKIKADFNHPAAGKNVVITLKVLEARPATPYEIMAAEIKACSGG; encoded by the coding sequence ATGGGAGAAATTAGAGAAGATTTTTATGTTAAAATTTTCTATCGTTTAGGTCTTGAAGAGGAAAAAGCTCCAGAATGGTTTTCTCAGGGGCTTGAAACCTCTTTTATTTTAGGAAGGGAGCCTATTCCTAAGGTTATAGAAGAGGCGATTTTAGGTAAAAAAGAAGGAGACGAAGTTAAAATAGTGCTTCCTCCTGAGTCAGCTTATGGGCCACATCTTCCTTATTTAATAAAAGAGGTAGAGATGAGCAGTCTTAAGCATCCGGAAAAAGTAAAGGTAGGGGAATGGTATGATGAAGTAAGTCCTTATGGAGCAAGGATTTCGTTTAAAGTCCTTGAGGTCAACGGGGATAAAATAAAAGCAGATTTCAACCATCCTGCCGCAGGTAAAAATGTGGTGATTACTCTTAAAGTGTTAGAGGCAAGACCAGCTACTCCCTATGAAATCATGGCTGCTGAGATAAAAGCTTGTTCTGGAGGTTGA
- a CDS encoding pyruvate ferredoxin oxidoreductase subunit gamma: MVEIRLHGRGGQGAVTSAELIAVAAISQGDYAQAFPSFGPERRGAPVQAFARIDKNPIRSREKIYEPDVILVLDPTLPKIVNVTQGLKPSGIAILNSHLPEPELRKLLHNFQGKIAVVDATKIAIEELGLPITNTTMLGAFLKATGLVSLDAIEQAITARFGRLAEKNIKALKRAIDETKIY, encoded by the coding sequence ATGGTTGAGATTAGATTGCATGGAAGAGGTGGGCAGGGGGCAGTTACCTCTGCTGAGCTTATCGCGGTTGCTGCCATCTCCCAGGGAGATTATGCCCAAGCCTTCCCAAGTTTTGGCCCTGAAAGAAGGGGAGCTCCTGTTCAAGCCTTCGCAAGAATCGACAAAAACCCTATCCGCTCAAGAGAAAAAATCTATGAACCTGACGTAATCCTCGTCCTTGACCCTACCCTACCCAAAATCGTTAACGTAACCCAAGGCCTTAAACCCTCTGGTATCGCCATCCTTAACTCCCATCTCCCTGAACCTGAACTCCGTAAACTCCTTCATAACTTCCAGGGTAAAATCGCTGTCGTTGATGCTACCAAAATCGCCATCGAAGAACTGGGACTACCCATCACCAACACCACCATGCTCGGTGCCTTCCTTAAAGCTACAGGTCTTGTCTCTCTTGATGCCATCGAACAAGCTATCACCGCTCGCTTCGGTCGCTTAGCCGAAAAAAACATCAAAGCCCTCAAAAGGGCTATCGATGAAACCAAAATCTATTAA
- a CDS encoding sigma-54-dependent transcriptional regulator produces the protein MKEIWIVDDEIGILEVLEDILKDENYKVKTFLYAKDFLKEINLRPPDAVFLDLWLKDADGLEILATIKKLYPYLPVIVISGHGTIETAVKAIKMGAFDFIEKPLSYERIIVTLENALKVSSLEEENKRLREKLLGEVKLTGVSSAIESLREIIYKVAPTDTTVLILGESGVGKEVVAKLIHFYSNRAKEPFVEVNCAAIPDTLIEAELFGYERGAFTGAFTSKAGKLELANRGTLFLDEIGDMSLPSQAKILRVLQEKKFERLGGTRSIEVDVRIIAATNKDLRECIKKGSFREDLYYRLNAFPIYIPPLRERKEDIPVLVEEFLEEMSYKTASGRKYLKPDALSALMEYHWPGNVRELKNFIERLVILSNKREIGYEDLPEDFKSLLKRKDYFSSQDQPWFREKDFKSAKQLFEKEFIKRKLLEYGGNISHTAREIGIERAYLQKKIKELGIKEEVKE, from the coding sequence ATGAAAGAGATTTGGATAGTTGATGATGAAATAGGAATTTTAGAAGTTTTAGAAGACATTCTTAAAGATGAGAACTATAAAGTTAAGACTTTTCTCTATGCTAAAGATTTTCTAAAAGAAATAAATCTTAGGCCTCCAGATGCGGTTTTTTTAGACCTTTGGCTGAAGGATGCAGACGGACTTGAGATTTTAGCTACTATCAAAAAATTGTATCCGTATTTACCGGTTATTGTTATTTCAGGTCATGGTACCATAGAGACAGCAGTTAAAGCTATTAAGATGGGAGCTTTTGATTTTATAGAAAAACCTCTGTCTTACGAAAGAATAATTGTTACTTTAGAGAATGCATTAAAGGTTAGTTCCTTAGAAGAAGAAAACAAAAGATTAAGAGAAAAGCTTCTTGGCGAGGTTAAATTAACAGGGGTTTCTTCTGCGATTGAATCCCTAAGAGAGATTATCTATAAAGTAGCCCCAACTGATACTACTGTCCTTATTTTAGGAGAATCAGGAGTTGGAAAGGAGGTAGTGGCTAAACTTATTCATTTTTATTCTAATCGAGCTAAAGAACCCTTTGTAGAGGTCAATTGTGCTGCTATACCTGATACTCTTATAGAAGCCGAACTTTTTGGATATGAAAGAGGGGCTTTTACCGGTGCCTTTACCTCAAAGGCAGGAAAATTAGAGCTTGCTAATCGTGGAACCCTTTTTCTTGACGAAATAGGAGATATGAGCCTCCCTTCTCAGGCCAAAATTTTAAGGGTTTTACAAGAGAAAAAGTTTGAAAGGCTTGGAGGAACACGTTCTATAGAGGTCGATGTAAGGATTATTGCAGCAACTAATAAAGATTTAAGAGAGTGTATAAAAAAAGGTTCTTTTAGAGAAGACCTTTATTACCGCCTTAATGCCTTTCCTATTTATATACCTCCGTTAAGAGAAAGAAAAGAAGATATACCTGTTTTGGTAGAAGAATTTTTAGAAGAGATGAGTTATAAAACAGCCTCAGGGAGAAAATATCTTAAACCGGATGCCCTTTCTGCTTTGATGGAATATCATTGGCCAGGAAACGTAAGAGAGTTAAAAAATTTTATAGAAAGGTTGGTCATTCTTTCAAACAAAAGAGAGATAGGTTATGAAGACCTTCCTGAAGATTTTAAAAGTCTTTTAAAAAGAAAGGATTATTTTTCTTCTCAAGACCAACCTTGGTTTAGAGAAAAAGATTTTAAGTCTGCTAAACAACTTTTTGAAAAAGAGTTTATTAAAAGAAAGCTTTTAGAGTATGGAGGAAACATTTCTCATACCGCAAGAGAGATAGGAATAGAGCGTGCTTATCTTCAAAAGAAGATAAAAGAGTTAGGGATAAAAGAAGAGGTTAAGGAATAG
- a CDS encoding oligopeptide/dipeptide ABC transporter ATP-binding protein has product MNKPILEVKNIWKTYHVKVLGGLKTYKVVALRGVSLKIEKGEVLGILGESGCGKSTLGKIVLGLETPDEGEVFWFGISLKNLDRKTYKALRPKVQAVLQDPYSSLNPRYKIKEALLEPYLINVSPDKKEGLSKAQELLNQVGLDNSVLEKYPHELSGGQRQRVALARALMVNPELLVLDEPTSALDVTIQAQILELMKTLKERYQLSYLLISHSLPVVFYLADWIGVIYFGTLVELCHKSFLKRLNHHPYTELLIQSYLDPFASSQVIPEIEVELNPFTSNRCVFLNRCPVKRKDCYKTNPPLVKKSDLQYIACFNI; this is encoded by the coding sequence ATGAATAAACCTATACTGGAAGTTAAAAATATATGGAAGACCTATCATGTAAAGGTTTTAGGGGGGTTAAAAACTTATAAAGTAGTGGCTTTAAGAGGGGTGAGTTTAAAGATAGAAAAAGGGGAGGTGTTAGGGATTTTAGGGGAAAGTGGATGTGGTAAGTCAACCCTTGGAAAAATAGTCTTAGGCCTTGAAACCCCAGACGAGGGAGAAGTTTTTTGGTTTGGTATTTCTTTGAAAAATCTTGATAGAAAAACCTATAAAGCCTTAAGGCCGAAGGTTCAGGCTGTTTTGCAAGACCCTTATTCATCTTTAAATCCTCGTTATAAGATAAAAGAAGCCCTTTTAGAACCCTATCTCATTAACGTAAGTCCTGATAAAAAAGAGGGATTAAGTAAGGCTCAAGAGCTTTTAAACCAGGTAGGGCTTGATAATTCAGTGTTAGAAAAATATCCTCATGAGTTAAGCGGAGGCCAGCGTCAAAGAGTAGCTTTAGCCAGGGCTTTGATGGTTAACCCTGAGTTGTTAGTGCTTGATGAGCCAACCTCTGCGTTAGACGTAACCATTCAAGCACAAATCCTTGAACTTATGAAAACTTTAAAAGAACGTTACCAACTAAGCTATCTTTTAATAAGCCATTCCTTGCCTGTGGTTTTTTATCTTGCTGACTGGATAGGGGTAATATATTTCGGGACTTTGGTAGAGCTATGCCATAAAAGTTTTTTGAAACGTCTTAACCATCATCCGTATACCGAGCTTCTTATACAGTCTTATCTTGATCCCTTTGCTTCCTCTCAGGTAATTCCCGAAATAGAAGTAGAACTTAACCCTTTTACTTCTAATAGATGTGTTTTTTTAAATAGATGTCCTGTAAAGAGAAAGGATTGCTATAAAACAAACCCACCCCTTGTTAAAAAGAGTGATTTACAATATATAGCTTGTTTTAATATATAG
- the tsaD gene encoding tRNA (adenosine(37)-N6)-threonylcarbamoyltransferase complex transferase subunit TsaD, with translation MLLAIETSCDETGVALFSEDGKLISHLLYSQVAIHSPFGGIVPEIASRKQLEVLYPLIKELLKQNNIEISQLKAVAATFGPGLIGSLLVGVSLAKAISFALKIPLIAVDHLQAHLLAVFLEKEIEFPFIGLLVSGGHTALFLINSFFEFYVIGHTKDDAAGEAFDKVAKLLGLPYPGGPIISQLAEKGDPKAINLPRPLLEDKSLDFSFSGLKTAVLNYIKNHSYRVEDLCAGFEEAVCDVLVYKTFRAVDLFKVPRVVVAGGVAANKRLRQRFREKAFNTGVEIYFPSLEFCTDNAAMVGLLGYKQWQEKKYADLNTEAYARAVFKKLSIP, from the coding sequence ATGCTTTTAGCTATAGAAACCTCTTGTGATGAAACAGGGGTGGCTCTTTTTTCCGAAGATGGAAAACTTATTTCTCACCTCCTCTACTCTCAAGTAGCTATTCATTCTCCTTTTGGCGGGATTGTACCAGAAATTGCCTCAAGAAAACAACTTGAGGTGCTTTATCCTCTTATTAAAGAACTTTTAAAACAGAATAATATCGAAATTTCACAACTCAAAGCTGTGGCAGCTACTTTTGGGCCAGGATTGATAGGTTCTCTTTTGGTAGGTGTGTCCTTGGCTAAAGCGATTAGTTTTGCCCTTAAAATACCTCTTATCGCGGTAGACCATCTCCAGGCCCACCTTTTAGCAGTATTTTTAGAAAAGGAAATAGAGTTTCCTTTTATAGGATTACTTGTGTCTGGAGGACATACAGCCCTCTTTTTAATAAATTCTTTTTTTGAATTTTATGTCATCGGACATACTAAAGATGACGCAGCAGGAGAGGCTTTTGATAAAGTAGCCAAACTCTTAGGATTACCTTATCCCGGAGGGCCGATAATAAGTCAACTGGCTGAAAAAGGAGATCCTAAGGCTATAAATTTACCAAGACCTTTATTAGAAGATAAATCTTTAGATTTTAGCTTTTCTGGGCTTAAAACAGCTGTGTTAAACTACATAAAAAATCATTCTTACAGGGTTGAAGACCTTTGTGCCGGGTTTGAAGAGGCTGTATGTGATGTGTTAGTTTATAAAACCTTTAGAGCCGTCGACCTTTTTAAAGTGCCAAGAGTGGTAGTAGCAGGTGGGGTAGCTGCTAACAAAAGATTGAGGCAAAGGTTTAGAGAAAAGGCCTTTAATACTGGAGTTGAGATCTATTTTCCCTCCTTAGAATTTTGTACAGACAACGCAGCCATGGTAGGTCTGCTAGGTTATAAACAATGGCAAGAAAAAAAATATGCAGACCTAAATACAGAAGCTTATGCTAGGGCTGTTTTTAAAAAACTTTCTATTCCTTAA
- a CDS encoding tRNA lysidine(34) synthetase, which yields MSLYNKIKRLVGRAIFGYQMLSSEDVIIVAMSGGEDSLALAYFLSEWRKKLRADYRLIGVHLDMGFPCDKEVYNRGVKWLEGFCQGLDIEFFVEKTNCGEQALEVAEKKITSPCFVCSWHRRKHLFKLAETWKANKIAFGHHKDDLLTTFFINLFYHGELSTILPVQEMFKGKVYLIRPLIFVEKDMLSRFVKAQGWEILENPCPFSDKTKRKFLEQWLKEHVYSLDPRIKKSIFNAVFNPKIEYLPQKPAPSYKNHPQR from the coding sequence ATGAGCCTTTATAACAAGATAAAACGGTTGGTAGGGAGGGCTATTTTTGGATATCAAATGTTATCCTCTGAGGATGTAATCATAGTGGCTATGTCTGGGGGAGAAGATAGTTTAGCTTTGGCTTATTTTTTAAGTGAATGGAGAAAAAAGTTAAGAGCAGACTACAGGTTGATAGGTGTGCATTTAGACATGGGATTTCCCTGTGATAAAGAAGTTTATAACAGGGGAGTTAAGTGGCTTGAAGGATTTTGTCAGGGTTTAGATATAGAATTTTTTGTAGAAAAAACTAACTGTGGGGAGCAGGCTTTAGAGGTTGCGGAAAAAAAGATTACCTCTCCTTGCTTTGTTTGTTCTTGGCATAGAAGAAAACATCTTTTTAAGTTAGCTGAAACCTGGAAGGCAAACAAGATAGCCTTTGGGCATCATAAAGATGACCTTTTGACAACTTTTTTTATCAACCTTTTTTATCACGGAGAACTTTCTACCATTTTGCCTGTTCAGGAGATGTTTAAAGGAAAGGTTTATCTTATAAGGCCTCTTATTTTTGTAGAAAAAGATATGCTCTCAAGATTTGTAAAAGCCCAAGGTTGGGAGATTTTAGAGAACCCTTGCCCTTTTTCTGATAAAACCAAGAGAAAGTTTTTAGAGCAATGGCTTAAGGAGCATGTTTACTCTCTTGATCCAAGAATTAAAAAAAGTATCTTTAACGCGGTGTTTAACCCGAAGATAGAGTATTTACCCCAAAAACCTGCTCCGTCTTATAAAAACCATCCTCAGAGGTAA
- a CDS encoding ABC transporter ATP-binding protein: MNPFLVVKDLTLGLTYKRVPLVEKVSFEVKKGEVLGVLGESGCGKTLTGFSLLRLFPPGISYYSGEVWIDGIPIYSLKEKELCQIRGKKVAIILQDPLSSLNPVLSIKEQLEEVFKAHRPELTKKERFEKMVDLLREVGISDPEIRLKSYPHQLSGGLRQRIMIAIALAGDPEILVADEPTTAIDPTLQIQVLNLLKRLNRERGLTIVFISHDLGVIRWIAHRVAVFYAGEIVELAPIERLFLTPLHPYTQALINSYPKEGKFKVDLKGGVVELSKKPEGCYYQLRCDNPCEKGKTYHPQLLEVVPQHWVRCFRYE; the protein is encoded by the coding sequence GTGAATCCTTTTTTAGTAGTAAAGGACCTTACCTTAGGGTTAACCTATAAGCGCGTTCCTTTAGTAGAAAAGGTAAGTTTTGAGGTCAAAAAAGGTGAGGTCCTTGGAGTTTTAGGAGAAAGTGGATGTGGGAAAACCTTAACAGGGTTTTCTCTCCTTAGACTTTTTCCTCCCGGAATTTCTTACTATTCAGGCGAAGTTTGGATAGATGGAATTCCTATCTATTCTTTAAAAGAGAAAGAACTTTGTCAAATACGAGGTAAAAAAGTCGCTATAATTTTACAAGATCCTTTAAGTTCCTTAAACCCGGTTTTATCTATCAAAGAACAATTAGAGGAAGTCTTTAAAGCCCATCGACCTGAGCTTACTAAGAAAGAACGTTTCGAGAAGATGGTGGATCTTTTAAGAGAAGTTGGGATTTCAGACCCAGAGATACGATTAAAAAGTTATCCCCATCAGCTTTCTGGAGGGTTGAGACAAAGGATAATGATAGCCATAGCTCTTGCCGGAGATCCTGAAATTTTGGTAGCCGATGAACCTACTACTGCCATCGACCCAACCTTGCAAATACAGGTTTTAAACTTGTTAAAAAGACTAAACAGAGAAAGAGGTTTAACGATAGTTTTTATTTCTCATGATTTAGGGGTTATAAGATGGATAGCTCACAGGGTTGCTGTTTTTTATGCAGGAGAAATAGTAGAGCTTGCACCGATAGAAAGGTTATTTCTTACTCCTTTACATCCCTATACGCAGGCTTTAATAAACTCCTATCCTAAAGAAGGGAAGTTTAAGGTAGATTTAAAAGGAGGGGTGGTAGAACTTTCTAAAAAGCCCGAAGGTTGTTATTATCAGCTTCGTTGTGATAATCCCTGTGAAAAAGGTAAAACTTATCATCCTCAATTGTTAGAGGTTGTTCCTCAACATTGGGTGAGATGTTTTAGGTATGAATAA